GTTAAACACGaacgttttattatttactagtggacacccgcgacttcgtccgcccttagacctctttaatccagccctatcgcaaaatccgtccttagtggatacctaccaactataaactacctccctgccaaatttcagctttgcatgtatgtatatattaagattgtgcataaatcatgaaaaaagtaacgaaatataatgtgatttaaagttttaaatgaaaactCAAAACGGGGTTTgggttttctattctattctattccatTCCATTATCGCTATTAggtacctgcataccagagaattaagtaaattctctgggatgcggtttccttacgatgttttccttcaccgtttgagacacgcgatatttaatttcttaaaatgcacacaacggaaaagttggaggtggactATTTGGACACATCCAACtggttcaaaaatatattttattagatagaAGCAGACTCTAATAAATACTAGAAgtaactttaataataactagaagaatattttgacggcctccgtggggcagtggtatgcgcggtggatttacaaaatggaggtcctggattcgatccccagaTGGGCtgattgtgattttcttaattggtccaggtctggctggtgggaggcttcgtggctagttaccaccctaccgacaaagacgtaccgccaagcaatttagcgttccggtacgatgtcgtgccaCAACCATTTTCGAAACCGAAaatggttgtggattttcatcctccttctaacaggTTAGCCTgcttccttcttagactgcatcatcacttactatcaggtaagattgtagtcaagggctaacttgtaaagaatttaaattgaaaaaaaaagcaggcgttactttgcggaagttaaagctatcatccgcgaaaagccgacgaacccacgcgacaacgtcacccaggtccgacaaaatactctctacgtatgtttcaccccgaaaccagagcatcctcaggagatgttgactctacaacgagCAATCGCACGTTGTAGAGTGGAGTGAAGTGCACGTTGTTCTCCTGaggattaatgtttttttataatttttcctcTATATCTAAAGAGTGgatgaatattttcttttacttcTTTATCCCATACTTTAGGTGGCGTTGAATAGGTCTATTTAGGTTTGCTAACACTATTTTTCGATTCAGAGATTTGTCGGAAATATTAAGGCCTCAGAACGTGATAAAGTCATAAGAAATGAGTATACCAGAAAacacaaaataacatttttaacatttttattataaaatattccttATAAAAATAGGATCAAatgcattattatatttaacaataaaGTCTTAAAAATCACTCAATCGCATATTAAGTCTTCAAGCATTTATATAGAAAAATGAGAACATATGAAAGAGATTGGAATTATTCCTTCCcctatttttcttcttcttttatagTTTGGAAATCCAGTCCTGCAGCCCTTTCATTTCAGTGGGTCTATCATCATCTCCAGAGTCTATGGAACTCTCCAGAACTTCCACTTTGCAGCCAAGGTGTGAGAATTCAAAGTCTTTTCCAAGCTTCCCGAGATATGTGACTTTGTTTGACTGTGACGGATCTACAGACTCCAACTGACTTGACTTAGTAACACGAACTAGGTTTctgaaacaatatttataaatataattctgTTGCTTTTGTTTTCTATGACATTTCCTGAATAGAAACAAAATAGTAAcctttttttttccaaaatattcttaactagatgacgccgcacggtttcaacAGCGTGGTCCCCatccccgtaggaatatggggataatattcTTAAGTAGTGGTGTGACCCCTGTGTGTTATAGTGCGTTGCAAACCACCAGTCTGACATTATAACcttaagcccaccaacctgcTTTGAAGCAGCATGATGTTTCTAAACTCCAAATTTCTCTATAAGGAGAGACTTACCCACTTGACAGACCATTATAAATAGGCTGATGGTAATGTGTTAATATATGAATTGTATGCAAAATCTTTTGATGGATGTATATTCATTGCACAATCACTATACCAACTAACCAACCAAAATGGTTGATAACATCTATATgaaactttgtataaaaaatacagacagaTATAGTCAGAAATATTTAGCTTTTATCACAATGTTTCCACTGGACATGGGATTTGCATGCTTAAACTAGTTAAAAATTTGCAAACATAACTTACATTTCCTTTTCAAGTAGGCTCTTAATGAGTTGACCACCTTTAGCCATCGGCAGGTCCTGCTTGTTGCACAGAATGAGCAGAGGGGGGCAGTTGCTCAGAATCACTGGATCCACAAGAATTGTGTACaagtatctaaaaaaaatatgtaccaaATTAAAAACCTCCtctttttaagaaatcaaaaatGTGTATAGAAATAATgacagtaaatattatataataatagtatcagctgatggacattcACTGCAgaacatgggccttttgtagggacttccaaccaTCACAATCCTGAGTAACCAGCATTCAGCAAATATCTgtgacttgcttgatgtcatcagtccacatGGTGGGGGCTACTTTctcttatttcatttaaatttaaaaatataaatacttactcaGCTACATCTCTAATCTCCTTTTGAATAGTAACAGAGTCCACAACATAGACCAGAGCCTTAGCACTATGTTTGTACTGATCAAAGAACTTGTTTCTTAGTCGTTCTTGACCTGGTAAATCCACAATCCTCAATGTTTTCTGAAAACAAATGCCAGATATTGAAGACATGTGTTGAACAAGAAACCTATGAGGAATTTTTCATGTGCCCAAAGACCTCAGCTATCATTTAATTCTCCTGGCCATTACATTACACACAGTGCACAAGGCTATAATCATTTAATGatgtaaataaagtattttccaGCATTAGATGATGTATTAGAATTACTCTTAGATCCTCTCTATTTTAAAAGTACACTATTGCCTTTATAtcatgtatgtatttatgtttttttgtttgttgctaTACTTTTATTGTGAGGATATCCATACCTAAGAATAAAACATTACTAACTACTTACTTACCACACGAAAATTAgtacaaaagaaataatttacaCAACTTTACTTACATTATTGGACGTAATATAATCTTCAATGTTTTCTTTCATAGATGTGAATGTTTCCCTGAATTCCGAGTAACAAAGTCTAACAAAAAGAGACGTTTTACCGGCATCTGAGAGCCCGGTAAGTAGCACAGACCGACGCAAATGCCGACGTGTCGACAACAGCCACCAAATTACTGTAAAAACGTAAAGGAATaagaaaaaatacctaaattaaaagaattgtggtattttaattttgttctaggtagaaaatataaaactcaCGCAAAGTAACCAAAAGAATGACCACACTTAGTAAGGTTATGTACAGTGGATCTTGTAACATTGGTTGAGTGTTAATCGTTTCTTTAATAACCTCTGGTTCTGTTTCCATGATGTATTgattaaattatcttttatgttaaaaatttatattaaaaatttacactCGAAGTCGAAAGTAAAAATTAACCAAAACGCTCGATTTTGCAATTTACCAATTTCAGTGACGTTTATCGTTTACAATTTACATAGTTGACATTTGACATGATCGTTCggaattacaatattttatcaaGCGACTTTATTTAACGTTTGCCGATTATTTgaatctaatattattttacggtTATACCCCAACTCTAGCAGCAAATATTCTTTGGGTATTTTACTGGTTTATCTGTGGACTGTGGTGTAGTATCTATTAACCTGTGGTGTTTctcttgtcaatgtcaattgtcaactTGATTAATGATTCGGAATTTTGCGCCATTTTCAGaatttcagatttttaaaaaattatcaatttagtTTCAAAATGTGTAGATATTTATTGCATGTAAATTGCTAGCTATatgaaaaaattcaaatcacACATCAGATTTGAGGTAAGTGTAAGAAATGCGATATAATAGATGCGATAATGGAATACTTGTAATacatactattttatttactttaaaataacatattcctatcatcattattaacatcaCTCCAGTTTAAATATTACGTCACATGTTGCCATagaatgttaataaaaacatacgATACGATTAGtaagaaaatgtaaatttccTAGATGTTTTTGAGTTGATTTCATACATGGTAGCTGGACGCCGGCCGgcctttgttttttattgactGTCATAACTACCATTTGTAGCTTGAGTAGTGGAAAATTGACAATTATAATAAGCCTTACACAAATCATATTTGTTACAGAGTACAAAACTACATTAGCAGCATTGATACACAttcttattcataaaaaaagcTTAAAATGCAGTGAGGACAGGAGTCTTAAAAGACATCTGACTTGAAATAGTTACAAAAATGTCTTTAGAACTGAGTGTTAAAGAAACATGTTCAAGTTTAACATCAGCCCGGGCCACAGAGAGGAAGAAAAGTGCAAATACACTAAAAGATTTCCTCACAAGAAATGCTGTGCCTGCACTGCTCACAAGTAACGCTAAGAAGAGATCTGGTTATAATTGGAATCATGTTTTTGGTGAtatcaatgattttattatgAAGGTATGAATCAatcttaatacatataaattacgtgtcatgtattttgtttttcgtgGAGACAagataaatatcaaatatctaAAAACTCTAAATCAAAGTATAGGATTTGTGACCTGGATGTTGGGTTAAGGAATTtgttgacaattgattaacactcccctctgCTCGtattgttctccctacctagccaaatttggtaaaatcCTATTAGAGGACCTTTAAACACGAggtctaatatagaacttgctgcattTCCAGGAAGTTCAAGAATTTAATCAAATTTTCACACTGTGTGCAGTTTGTTCCAACTTGAAAGATAAGAGAgcttaggggtagggaagaagtaagtgcatacaagtcaaagcaaagcttgagcGGGGctgttagtaataatatgtaaaccAAATTATGTTTcagtatcagcctatttaaatgaCCCACTTCAAAATATTTGTATCAATATTTGTTATTCACAGGAGACTGAAAAAAGTGATGCCAAGAATTTTGATACAGTCACTGCACCTTTATGCACAAGTCTTTTGCATTTATGTGTTGCTGGTTCTAATAAAGGTAATCTTTAGCAATCATTATATTAC
This genomic stretch from Bicyclus anynana chromosome 14, ilBicAnyn1.1, whole genome shotgun sequence harbors:
- the LOC112043552 gene encoding signal recognition particle receptor subunit beta codes for the protein METEPEVIKETINTQPMLQDPLYITLLSVVILLVTLLIWWLLSTRRHLRRSVLLTGLSDAGKTSLFVRLCYSEFRETFTSMKENIEDYITSNNKTLRIVDLPGQERLRNKFFDQYKHSAKALVYVVDSVTIQKEIRDVAEYLYTILVDPVILSNCPPLLILCNKQDLPMAKGGQLIKSLLEKEINLVRVTKSSQLESVDPSQSNKVTYLGKLGKDFEFSHLGCKVEVLESSIDSGDDDRPTEMKGLQDWISKL